From the genome of Oscillospiraceae bacterium, one region includes:
- a CDS encoding FAD:protein FMN transferase, whose translation MKKFFLIFFCVVFLSSCSPVSISRESYKLNTLCQITVYSYTDEKILDGAFEIIDKYERLLSKNIEVSDIYKLNHANGSFVEISSETYELLKRCIEYYKLSEGLFDITLGNATSLWDFTGNKNTPPDAESIKQAIKNIGCENIVLENNKAALKNEVTIDLGGVAKGYIGDKVKEYLIENNVKSAIINLGGNVVLVGDKNNDDFTVAIKDPSQKNGGLLNEKLYLKDKSIVTSGIYERYFEYNSKTYHHILDPKTGYPCESDISGVTVIGDSSELCDAYSTICLLYGSQKAIEFLEANNMQGIIITLSGKTIKTKGW comes from the coding sequence GTGAAAAAGTTTTTTTTAATATTTTTTTGTGTTGTTTTTTTATCCTCCTGCTCCCCTGTTTCTATTTCAAGGGAAAGCTATAAGCTAAACACATTATGTCAAATTACTGTTTATTCTTATACGGATGAAAAAATTCTTGACGGAGCTTTTGAAATTATAGATAAATACGAACGGCTTTTAAGCAAGAATATAGAAGTTAGTGATATTTATAAATTAAATCACGCTAACGGAAGCTTTGTAGAAATCTCTTCCGAAACATATGAGCTTCTCAAGCGCTGTATAGAATATTATAAGCTTTCTGAAGGACTTTTTGACATAACCTTAGGAAATGCTACTTCTCTTTGGGATTTTACAGGAAACAAAAACACACCTCCCGATGCTGAGTCTATTAAACAGGCAATTAAAAATATAGGCTGTGAAAATATAGTTTTAGAAAACAATAAAGCCGCTTTAAAAAACGAGGTTACCATCGATTTGGGCGGTGTTGCCAAAGGTTATATCGGTGACAAGGTAAAAGAATACCTTATTGAAAACAATGTAAAAAGTGCTATTATCAATTTAGGCGGAAACGTTGTTTTGGTAGGAGATAAAAACAATGACGATTTTACCGTTGCTATTAAAGACCCTTCTCAGAAAAACGGCGGTCTTTTAAACGAAAAGCTTTATCTTAAAGATAAAAGCATAGTAACCTCGGGTATATACGAAAGATACTTTGAATATAATTCAAAAACATATCACCATATTCTTGACCCTAAAACAGGATATCCTTGCGAAAGCGATATTTCAGGAGTTACTGTAATCGGAGACTCCTCCGAGCTTTGCGATGCTTATTCTACAATATGTCTTTTATACGGTTCTCAAAAAGCTATTGAATTTTTAGAAGCTAATAATATGCAAGGTATTATAATAACCTTAAGCGGTAAAACAATTAAAACAAAAGGTTGGTAA
- a CDS encoding Gx transporter family protein has translation MTDIKKKCKKLALISVITALCMIISYVEFLFPFSFAVPGIKLGLSNIVVLFSLVCLGKKEAFVILFLKIALNSLLFTGISSFLFSFMGGVLSFLIMVILHKLRFFSVIGISAAGGVFHNIGQLVAASIVTKSLAVFYYFPVLLIVGTITGTLTGFICSLLIKKINIFVK, from the coding sequence ATGACGGATATAAAGAAAAAATGTAAAAAATTAGCTCTTATTTCGGTTATAACGGCACTCTGTATGATAATTTCATACGTTGAATTTTTATTTCCTTTTTCTTTTGCTGTTCCGGGAATTAAATTGGGGCTTTCAAATATAGTTGTTTTATTTAGTCTTGTATGCTTAGGAAAAAAAGAAGCTTTTGTTATTCTTTTTTTGAAAATTGCCCTTAATTCTTTGCTTTTTACGGGAATTTCAAGCTTTTTGTTTTCTTTTATGGGCGGAGTTTTAAGCTTTTTGATAATGGTAATTTTACATAAGCTTAGATTTTTCTCCGTAATAGGAATAAGTGCCGCAGGCGGAGTTTTCCATAATATAGGACAGCTTGTTGCTGCCAGCATTGTTACTAAAAGTTTAGCTGTTTTCTATTATTTTCCCGTGCTCTTGATTGTAGGCACAATAACAGGAACATTAACAGGCTTTATATGTTCTTTGCTTATTAAAAAAATAAATATTTTTGTAAAATAA
- a CDS encoding DUF951 domain-containing protein, whose product MNVKVGDIVEMKKPHPCGNKRFEVKRTGLDYKLKCCSCGREIMAPRIKIEKQIKSVCTD is encoded by the coding sequence ATGAACGTAAAAGTAGGGGATATTGTTGAAATGAAAAAGCCCCATCCTTGCGGAAATAAAAGATTTGAGGTTAAAAGAACAGGTCTTGACTATAAACTTAAATGTTGTAGTTGCGGAAGAGAAATAATGGCTCCCAGAATAAAAATTGAAAAACAAATAAAGTCGGTTTGCACCGATTAA
- a CDS encoding YgiQ family radical SAM protein, translating into MNGFLPVSKEDLKLIGIDILDFILITGDSYVDHPSFGVAIIARYLEYLGFTVGIIAQPQNDEDYKKLGTPRLAFMVSGGNIDSMVAHYTVAKKKRSTDAYTAGGIMGKRPDRAVIVYSNAIKRIFPQIPLIIGGLEASLRRFAHYDYWSDSVMKSILIDSKADMISYGMGENQTREIAQRLNNNEKISQMTDIRGTCVLVKKEELPQNTVFLPSFNEVKNDKRKYAISCKIQYENQDHINGKPLAENYAVKYLLQNPPALPITQELFDLVYSLPYTRTYHPMYEALGGVDSIKEVRFSIIQNRGCFGGCNFCSLAFHQGRYVVSRSKKSIIDEAKLLTSFPDFAGYIHDVGGPTANFRHPSCKKQEQYGLCKNKSCLAPNPCPNLEVNHDEFLDILNEIRHLDKVKKVFIRSGIRYDYLMLDKDKSFFKALVKNHISGQLKVAPEHCSDDVLVNMGKPIFKYYKEFYDTYFKINKELNKKQYLVPYFMSSHPGCTLKDAVKLAKYLKSINHIPEQVQDFYPTPGTVSTCMYYTELNPKTLKPVYIAKTSEEKAIQRALLQYNKPQNRQLVLKALKMANCTDLIGNRPECLIKPEHQIKTIEYRLNKKIKRVKKK; encoded by the coding sequence ATTAACGGATTTTTGCCTGTAAGCAAAGAGGATTTAAAACTTATCGGTATTGATATTTTAGATTTTATTCTTATAACAGGTGACTCATATGTAGACCATCCATCTTTTGGAGTTGCTATAATTGCACGTTATCTTGAGTATTTAGGATTTACTGTGGGAATTATTGCACAGCCTCAAAATGATGAAGACTATAAAAAGTTAGGTACTCCGAGACTTGCTTTTATGGTTTCAGGCGGAAATATTGACAGTATGGTAGCTCATTATACCGTTGCCAAAAAGAAAAGAAGCACCGATGCTTATACTGCAGGCGGAATAATGGGAAAACGACCTGACAGAGCTGTTATTGTTTATTCCAATGCTATAAAACGTATTTTTCCCCAAATTCCTCTTATAATAGGCGGACTTGAAGCTTCTTTGCGCCGTTTTGCTCATTACGATTATTGGAGCGACAGCGTTATGAAATCCATATTGATTGACAGTAAAGCCGATATGATATCTTACGGTATGGGAGAAAATCAGACACGTGAAATAGCACAGCGCCTTAACAACAACGAAAAAATATCTCAAATGACAGATATAAGAGGCACTTGTGTTTTAGTTAAAAAGGAAGAACTTCCTCAAAATACAGTTTTCCTACCTTCTTTCAATGAGGTTAAAAACGATAAACGCAAATACGCTATATCTTGCAAAATACAATATGAAAACCAAGACCATATAAACGGAAAGCCGCTTGCAGAAAATTACGCAGTCAAATATTTGCTCCAAAATCCTCCTGCCTTACCTATAACACAAGAGCTTTTTGATTTGGTATATTCTCTTCCTTATACAAGGACATATCATCCGATGTATGAAGCTCTCGGCGGTGTTGACTCTATAAAAGAAGTGCGATTTTCGATAATTCAAAACAGAGGTTGTTTCGGCGGCTGTAATTTTTGTTCTTTAGCTTTTCATCAAGGAAGATACGTAGTTTCACGAAGCAAAAAATCTATTATAGATGAAGCAAAACTTCTCACATCTTTTCCGGATTTCGCAGGATATATACACGATGTAGGCGGTCCTACTGCTAATTTCAGACATCCATCCTGTAAAAAGCAGGAGCAATACGGTCTATGCAAAAACAAAAGCTGTCTTGCACCCAATCCTTGTCCTAATCTCGAAGTAAACCATGACGAATTTCTTGATATTCTTAATGAAATAAGACATCTCGACAAGGTTAAAAAGGTTTTTATACGTTCCGGTATAAGATATGATTATCTAATGCTTGACAAGGATAAAAGTTTCTTTAAAGCACTTGTTAAAAACCATATAAGCGGACAATTGAAGGTTGCTCCCGAGCATTGCTCCGACGATGTTCTTGTCAATATGGGAAAACCGATTTTTAAATATTACAAGGAGTTTTACGACACTTATTTCAAAATAAATAAAGAGCTTAATAAAAAGCAGTATCTTGTTCCCTATTTTATGTCATCTCATCCCGGATGTACTTTAAAAGATGCTGTAAAGCTTGCAAAGTATCTAAAAAGCATTAACCATATTCCCGAACAGGTACAGGATTTTTATCCCACACCCGGAACAGTTTCTACTTGTATGTATTACACAGAGCTTAACCCCAAAACTTTAAAGCCTGTATATATTGCAAAAACATCTGAAGAAAAGGCTATTCAACGTGCTCTGTTACAATACAATAAGCCTCAGAACAGACAGCTTGTATTAAAAGCTTTAAAGATGGCAAACTGTACCGACTTAATTGGAAACCGCCCTGAATGTCTTATTAAGCCTGAGCATCAGATTAAAACTATCGAATACAGACTCAATAAAAAAATAAAAAGAGTAAAGAAAAAATAA
- a CDS encoding threonylcarbamoyl-AMP synthase, whose amino-acid sequence MEIKTKILKINPQAPEPELIEQAAQLLREDGIVTIPTETVYGLAGNALNKQAAEKIYKAKGRPSDNPLIVHIADKEDVFKYAKDVPEKALKLFEAFSPGPLTVVLKKKDIIPDSVSGKLDTVALRIPNNNITLSLIRACGFPLAAPSANISGSPSPTDFEHTYKDLYGKVNGLIDGGKCDVGVESTIISLAGDKAELLRPGGITVEQLESVVGSVEIDECILNKMHEDFTPKAPGMKYKHYAPKARVTIVKGNNFTEYINQNSTEKTGVLCFDGEKKLFKAKNVLEYGNAGDSNTQAQNLFRCLRAFDEMEVDEIFARCPQPKGVGLAVYNRLIKAAAYNVVDADSKKMFIIGITGGSGCGKSTVGEIFKSKGFCYIDTDKTAKEITQIGQPALAEIKACFGDVFFENGELDRKALAKIVFSDNERLKQLNKITHKYITEKVINTLEECKNSGVKGAVIDGAALIESKINELCDCCIFVTASVESRLKRIVERDGLTLQEAQRRIGGQKSDDFYKNACDFTIVNDSGTEGLVESVDKILKELKL is encoded by the coding sequence TTGGAAATTAAAACAAAAATATTAAAAATAAATCCTCAAGCTCCCGAGCCTGAGCTTATTGAACAGGCAGCTCAGCTACTCAGAGAAGACGGAATTGTTACTATCCCTACCGAAACAGTTTACGGTCTTGCCGGTAATGCTCTTAATAAACAGGCAGCAGAAAAAATATATAAGGCAAAGGGACGTCCTTCAGACAATCCTTTGATTGTTCATATAGCAGATAAAGAAGATGTTTTTAAATATGCAAAAGACGTACCTGAAAAGGCTTTGAAGCTTTTTGAAGCTTTTTCTCCCGGACCTTTGACCGTTGTTTTAAAGAAAAAAGATATTATTCCCGACAGTGTTTCGGGAAAACTTGATACAGTTGCTTTGAGAATACCAAATAATAATATTACTTTATCACTTATCCGTGCTTGTGGTTTTCCTCTTGCGGCACCTTCGGCAAATATTTCAGGAAGCCCGAGCCCTACTGATTTTGAACATACGTATAAGGACTTGTACGGAAAAGTAAACGGACTTATTGACGGCGGAAAGTGTGATGTTGGTGTAGAATCAACGATAATAAGCTTAGCAGGAGATAAAGCTGAGCTTTTAAGACCGGGCGGAATAACTGTTGAACAGCTTGAAAGCGTTGTTGGAAGCGTTGAAATAGATGAATGTATTTTAAATAAAATGCATGAGGATTTTACTCCGAAGGCCCCGGGTATGAAATATAAACACTATGCTCCCAAGGCACGTGTTACAATTGTAAAGGGAAATAACTTTACAGAATATATCAATCAAAACAGCACCGAAAAAACGGGTGTTCTTTGTTTTGATGGTGAAAAAAAGCTTTTTAAAGCAAAAAATGTGCTTGAATACGGAAATGCTGGAGATAGCAACACACAGGCACAAAATTTATTCAGATGCTTAAGAGCTTTTGATGAAATGGAAGTAGACGAAATCTTTGCGAGATGTCCTCAGCCAAAGGGCGTAGGATTAGCTGTATATAACAGGCTTATTAAGGCGGCAGCATATAACGTTGTTGATGCCGATAGCAAGAAAATGTTTATAATAGGCATTACAGGCGGTTCCGGCTGCGGAAAAAGTACAGTGGGCGAAATCTTCAAAAGCAAAGGATTTTGCTATATTGATACAGATAAAACTGCAAAAGAAATAACACAAATTGGACAACCAGCACTTGCTGAAATTAAAGCTTGTTTCGGAGATGTTTTTTTTGAAAATGGTGAATTGGATAGAAAAGCTCTTGCTAAGATAGTCTTTTCTGACAATGAACGATTGAAGCAATTAAATAAAATAACCCATAAATATATAACAGAAAAAGTAATTAACACGCTTGAGGAATGTAAAAACTCAGGTGTTAAGGGCGCAGTTATTGACGGTGCGGCTTTAATAGAAAGCAAAATCAACGAGCTGTGTGATTGCTGTATTTTTGTAACCGCATCAGTTGAGTCGAGACTTAAGAGAATTGTTGAACGGGACGGCTTGACTTTACAGGAAGCACAAAGACGTATTGGCGGGCAGAAAAGCGATGATTTCTATAAAAATGCCTGTGATTTTACAATTGTTAACGATAGCGGAACAGAAGGCTTGGTTGAAAGTGTTGATAAGATTTTAAAGGAGCTGAAGCTTTGA
- a CDS encoding undecaprenyl-diphosphate phosphatase, giving the protein MDGFLFIIKSFILGIVEGLSEFLPISSTGHLIVFQNLLGFTSSTENYIDMYTYVIQLGAILAVVVLFRNKILRTLKTLVPQKDNFKKSGFYFWLMIALACVPGFFAEILIGRFLEPNYISVCIFLIIGAVLLYFAEAFFATKRGGGKPFSIITPKQALIIGAFQCLSIFPGMSRSASTIMGGWVAGLSTVASAEFSFFLAIPVMLGMSVLKIGETGGLFSLSAIEILSLVVGFLVSFIVALICVKGFIDYLKKKPMKVFAYYRIIFAIVVLILGLFGMFKV; this is encoded by the coding sequence ATGGACGGTTTTTTATTTATAATAAAATCTTTTATTTTAGGAATAGTTGAAGGTCTTTCAGAATTTTTACCCATTTCATCAACTGGACATCTTATAGTTTTTCAAAACCTTTTAGGCTTTACCTCTTCTACCGAAAACTATATTGATATGTATACTTATGTTATTCAATTAGGTGCTATTTTGGCAGTTGTCGTTCTTTTCAGAAATAAAATTCTAAGAACCTTAAAAACCCTTGTTCCTCAAAAAGATAATTTTAAAAAATCAGGTTTTTATTTTTGGCTTATGATTGCCCTTGCCTGTGTACCCGGTTTCTTTGCAGAAATTTTAATAGGAAGATTTCTTGAACCCAATTACATATCCGTATGTATATTCTTAATTATAGGTGCTGTTTTACTTTATTTTGCAGAAGCATTTTTTGCAACAAAAAGAGGCGGCGGTAAGCCTTTTTCTATTATAACTCCTAAGCAAGCTCTTATAATAGGCGCTTTTCAATGTCTTTCTATTTTCCCCGGAATGTCCCGTTCTGCCTCTACTATAATGGGCGGTTGGGTTGCAGGTCTTTCCACAGTGGCTTCAGCAGAGTTTTCTTTCTTTCTTGCTATCCCTGTCATGCTTGGAATGTCTGTTTTGAAAATAGGTGAAACAGGCGGTCTTTTTTCCTTAAGCGCTATAGAAATTTTATCTCTCGTAGTAGGCTTTTTGGTTTCCTTTATCGTTGCCTTGATTTGTGTAAAAGGATTTATAGACTATTTAAAGAAAAAGCCTATGAAGGTTTTTGCTTATTACCGTATAATTTTTGCAATAGTTGTACTTATATTGGGACTTTTTGGAATGTTTAAAGTTTAA
- a CDS encoding lytic transglycosylase domain-containing protein, with amino-acid sequence MTKKRKRAICIVVFLALLFLILFSAFFIAPKILFPLKYKEFVEKYSQQHELEPALVFAVIKAESGYNKDAKSHKNAYGLMQITDNTLIWLQYLIKTEEMQDMTVEDLYDPETNIKLGTYLLKYNLNKYSDIKTSLCAYNAGIARIDGWLLDSRYSQDGKVITKAAYKETEKYSEKVMMYMKIYKALYYSE; translated from the coding sequence TTGACAAAGAAAAGAAAAAGAGCTATTTGTATTGTTGTATTTTTAGCTTTATTATTTTTAATCTTATTCTCAGCTTTTTTTATAGCACCAAAAATTCTTTTTCCTTTAAAATACAAGGAGTTTGTTGAAAAATATTCTCAACAGCACGAGCTTGAGCCGGCGCTTGTGTTTGCGGTTATTAAAGCGGAAAGCGGCTATAATAAAGATGCAAAATCTCATAAAAACGCATATGGTCTTATGCAGATAACAGATAATACGTTAATATGGCTGCAATATTTAATAAAGACCGAAGAAATGCAGGATATGACAGTTGAAGATTTATACGACCCCGAAACAAATATAAAGCTCGGAACATATTTATTAAAATATAATTTAAATAAGTATTCTGATATCAAAACTTCGCTTTGTGCATACAATGCGGGAATTGCACGAATAGACGGATGGCTTTTGGATTCAAGATATTCTCAAGACGGAAAGGTAATAACAAAAGCCGCATATAAAGAAACAGAAAAATACAGCGAAAAAGTAATGATGTATATGAAAATATATAAAGCACTTTACTACAGTGAATAA
- a CDS encoding S1 RNA-binding domain-containing protein, which translates to MNKYMPEGNLITSEENMDLISSIQGLEKARLSEKILEARATVCDSGHNLIVDLGAVKGIIPRDDAAIGIDDGTVRDIAIITRVNKPVCFKVFDIIKQPDDSYVAILSRKAAQTEALNNILDNANYGDIINAKITHLEPFGCFADIGCGIVSLISIDNISVSRISHPSDRFYVGQNIKAIIKDIDYRIKRVNLTHKELLGTWEENACAFTPGQTVAGIIRSIEDYGIFVELTPNLAGLAEYKENLHIGQSAAVYIKNILPERMKIKLSIIDAFDSEIKTSPFKYFIQSGHIDRWQYSPKNSEKIIETIF; encoded by the coding sequence ATAAATAAATATATGCCAGAAGGAAATTTGATTACATCGGAAGAAAATATGGATTTAATTTCAAGCATTCAAGGCTTAGAAAAAGCAAGGTTAAGCGAAAAAATATTGGAAGCACGTGCAACTGTATGTGACAGCGGGCATAATCTTATTGTTGATTTGGGTGCTGTTAAAGGAATTATCCCAAGAGACGATGCGGCAATAGGGATAGACGACGGCACGGTCAGAGATATTGCAATAATAACAAGAGTTAATAAACCTGTTTGTTTTAAAGTCTTTGACATTATAAAGCAGCCCGATGACAGCTATGTAGCAATACTATCCCGAAAAGCCGCTCAGACTGAGGCTTTAAACAATATATTGGACAATGCAAATTACGGTGATATAATAAATGCTAAAATAACCCATCTTGAGCCTTTTGGTTGTTTTGCCGATATAGGCTGCGGAATTGTTTCTCTTATAAGTATAGACAATATATCTGTTTCAAGAATTTCACATCCGTCTGACAGATTTTATGTGGGACAAAACATAAAAGCAATAATAAAAGACATAGACTATCGCATAAAAAGAGTAAATCTTACTCACAAAGAGCTTTTAGGCACTTGGGAAGAAAACGCTTGCGCTTTTACTCCGGGACAGACTGTTGCAGGTATAATACGTTCAATAGAAGATTACGGTATTTTTGTTGAGCTTACACCAAATCTTGCAGGCCTTGCGGAATATAAAGAGAATTTACATATCGGTCAAAGTGCGGCTGTATATATAAAAAACATATTACCGGAACGAATGAAAATAAAACTATCTATCATAGATGCTTTTGACAGTGAAATTAAAACCTCACCCTTTAAATATTTTATCCAAAGCGGACATATTGACCGTTGGCAATATTCTCCTAAAAACTCAGAAAAAATAATAGAAACAATATTTTAA
- a CDS encoding NusG domain II-containing protein, translating to MRLIKKSDIVLIFSLLFVGMLLFSLNVFNKNEGQEVTITVEGELFGVYPIDKDKEIVIEKNGHKNIIEISNNAVSMAFSDCETKQCVEMGKVSTGGVPIICAHNKVCVIITSKSDTTVY from the coding sequence GTGAGGTTAATAAAAAAATCGGATATTGTGCTTATTTTTTCTCTTTTGTTTGTAGGAATGTTGCTTTTTTCGTTAAATGTTTTTAATAAAAATGAAGGTCAAGAGGTTACAATTACTGTGGAAGGCGAGCTTTTTGGCGTTTATCCCATAGACAAAGATAAAGAAATAGTAATAGAGAAAAACGGACATAAAAATATAATTGAAATATCAAATAATGCCGTATCAATGGCTTTTTCTGACTGTGAAACCAAACAGTGCGTTGAAATGGGCAAAGTGTCAACAGGCGGGGTTCCTATTATCTGCGCTCATAATAAGGTTTGTGTGATTATAACGTCAAAAAGTGATACAACAGTATATTGA
- the prfA gene encoding peptide chain release factor 1 — translation MLNKLKNIEDRFIEIENKLSDSDVVSDLEVYTKLMKEFKSLSPIVEKYREYVSAINAIEEAQSMLAGNTDKELKELCEEEIKLSKETVEACEGELKILLLPKDPNDDKNVIVEIRGGAGGEEASLFANSLYRMYTMYAERSGFKSEILSANTTELGGFKEISFMIEGDGAYSRLKFESGVHRVQRVPETESQGRIHTSTVTVAVLPEVEEVEFDINPADLQIDTFRASGAGGQHINKTESAIRITHIPTGTIVECQDERSQHKNKDKAMKILRSRIYESMMAEQTEKIASERKSQVGTGDRSERIRTYNYPQGRVTDHRIGLTLYKLEAFLNGDLDEMIDALITTDRAQRLQSGDTE, via the coding sequence TTGCTTAACAAATTAAAAAACATTGAGGACAGATTTATTGAAATTGAAAACAAGCTTTCAGACAGTGATGTAGTATCGGACCTTGAAGTGTATACAAAGCTTATGAAAGAGTTTAAGAGTCTTTCTCCTATTGTAGAAAAATATCGTGAATACGTTTCCGCTATTAACGCTATCGAGGAAGCTCAGAGTATGCTCGCAGGAAATACCGACAAAGAACTCAAAGAGCTTTGTGAAGAAGAAATAAAGCTCTCAAAGGAAACTGTAGAAGCTTGCGAAGGAGAGCTGAAAATTCTCCTCCTCCCCAAAGACCCTAATGACGATAAGAACGTTATTGTGGAAATTCGCGGAGGCGCAGGCGGAGAAGAGGCTTCTCTTTTTGCAAACTCTCTTTACAGAATGTATACAATGTATGCAGAGCGAAGCGGATTTAAAAGTGAAATTTTAAGTGCTAACACTACTGAGCTTGGAGGCTTCAAAGAAATTTCTTTTATGATTGAGGGTGACGGTGCATATAGCCGTTTAAAATTCGAGAGCGGAGTGCATAGAGTACAGAGAGTTCCTGAAACCGAGAGTCAGGGAAGAATACATACCTCTACCGTTACCGTAGCTGTTTTGCCTGAGGTTGAGGAGGTTGAGTTTGATATTAACCCTGCAGACCTTCAGATTGATACCTTCCGTGCAAGCGGTGCAGGCGGTCAGCACATCAATAAAACAGAAAGTGCTATAAGAATTACTCATATACCTACAGGAACAATTGTTGAATGTCAGGACGAAAGAAGCCAGCATAAAAACAAAGATAAAGCTATGAAAATTTTACGCTCAAGAATTTATGAAAGTATGATGGCAGAGCAAACAGAAAAAATTGCAAGTGAGCGTAAAAGTCAAGTAGGAACAGGCGACAGAAGTGAAAGAATAAGAACTTATAACTATCCTCAGGGCAGAGTTACTGACCATAGAATAGGATTAACTTTATATAAGCTTGAAGCTTTTCTTAACGGCGACCTTGACGAAATGATAGATGCTTTAATTACAACAGACAGAGCTCAAAGACTTCAAAGCGGAGACACTGAATAG
- a CDS encoding ZIP family metal transporter → MEHILKVAVTAMLSGFLGIGLGALLGIAFKNISNRSFAFVLEISAGLMLSLVCFSLIPDALNFSNIYIVFAGLFLGIAFVAFLQEKVYIDLIKRKNTGYFTTGILTFVTLSVYNFSEGFAIGTGLDISRSFAISLLLIILTHDIPEGVAISLPLRKSGVKTLIIGIITIVTGVFVGLGAFIGAYLGYISNDFMALFLSVVGGMMLYISLGDIIPQSKKIHKGRFATFGNCLGFLTGIVVSLVL, encoded by the coding sequence GTGGAGCATATTTTGAAAGTCGCTGTTACTGCGATGCTTTCGGGATTTTTAGGTATAGGCTTAGGTGCATTATTAGGAATTGCATTTAAAAATATAAGCAACAGAAGCTTTGCTTTTGTGTTGGAAATATCAGCAGGACTTATGCTTTCCCTCGTATGCTTTTCACTTATACCCGATGCTTTGAATTTTTCAAATATATACATAGTTTTTGCAGGCTTGTTCCTGGGAATTGCATTTGTAGCTTTTTTGCAGGAAAAGGTTTACATAGATTTAATTAAAAGAAAAAACACAGGATATTTTACAACTGGGATTTTGACATTTGTTACTCTTTCTGTATATAATTTTTCAGAAGGCTTTGCTATAGGCACAGGTCTTGATATTTCAAGAAGCTTTGCTATTTCTCTTTTGTTAATTATTTTGACACATGATATTCCCGAAGGAGTAGCAATAAGCCTTCCCTTAAGGAAAAGCGGAGTGAAAACGCTGATAATTGGTATTATTACCATTGTAACAGGTGTTTTTGTTGGTTTAGGTGCTTTTATTGGTGCCTATTTAGGATATATTTCAAATGACTTTATGGCTCTTTTTCTTTCTGTTGTCGGAGGTATGATGCTGTATATATCACTTGGAGATATAATTCCTCAATCGAAAAAAATTCATAAGGGAAGATTTGCGACTTTTGGAAACTGTTTAGGTTTTTTAACCGGTATAGTCGTTTCCTTAGTGCTTTAA
- a CDS encoding RNA methyltransferase has product MVTQITSKDNVKIKLAVALKSRQKREEYGLFCFEGDKLSIEALNNNADIQFIFISSSYKDQSLAEIFDKNKIDVYIIPPNLFDKITQSQTPQGVLTVAKIKSLKTVDNIKEGRYIALDAMSDPGNLGAVLRSVDAFSIDGIILGAGCTDLFSAKTIRGSMGSFFRCNYYLAENLSYALDALRCKGFDIYCADLDSHAVSLNNLTFSKNVVITIGNESNGISDKVKEVSKTLYIPMSGKSESLNASVAAGIICWELSKS; this is encoded by the coding sequence TTGGTTACACAAATAACATCTAAAGACAATGTTAAAATAAAATTAGCCGTAGCTCTTAAATCAAGACAAAAGCGTGAGGAATACGGTCTTTTCTGTTTTGAAGGAGATAAGCTCTCTATTGAAGCTCTTAACAACAATGCCGATATACAATTTATCTTTATAAGCTCTTCATACAAAGACCAATCTCTTGCAGAAATTTTTGACAAAAATAAAATTGATGTATATATAATTCCGCCTAATCTTTTTGATAAAATAACACAGTCGCAAACTCCTCAAGGAGTTCTTACAGTTGCAAAAATAAAGTCTTTAAAAACTGTTGATAATATAAAAGAGGGCAGATATATTGCATTAGATGCTATGTCTGACCCCGGAAATTTAGGTGCGGTATTGAGAAGTGTCGATGCTTTTTCAATAGACGGTATTATTTTAGGCGCAGGCTGTACCGATTTATTCTCAGCCAAAACAATAAGAGGCAGTATGGGAAGCTTTTTCAGATGTAATTACTATTTAGCCGAAAATCTCTCTTATGCACTTGATGCTCTCAGGTGTAAAGGCTTCGACATTTACTGTGCTGATTTAGACTCACATGCAGTTTCTTTGAACAATCTTACCTTTTCAAAAAATGTTGTTATAACAATAGGAAACGAAAGCAACGGGATTTCAGATAAGGTAAAAGAAGTTTCAAAGACTTTATATATTCCAATGAGCGGAAAATCAGAATCATTAAACGCTTCCGTTGCGGCAGGAATAATATGCTGGGAGCTTTCAAAATCATAA